One Hevea brasiliensis isolate MT/VB/25A 57/8 chromosome 6, ASM3005281v1, whole genome shotgun sequence genomic window, TTTGCTTTGGTTGCTTTTTGATTTGGTTTCCTCCTCTTTCCACCTCTAGAGACCTTAGGATGTGCATCAACAAGGTCAAAAATAAACTTGCGTTCCCTGTGACGTTTATGCCTTTGCTTAAGGAGTCTAGAGAATTTGATGTATTTGGGAATATAGGGAACGAGGGACCTAGACGGGTTGATAGAATCAGAAGTGATGATAGTAAAGGGATTGGGTTGCTTAGATGACTCAGAAGCTATAATAGGTTGCTTAGCTAGTCCACCCAAGGATTGATTTACATCGTTCAATGTTGTTGTATTCATAAGTGTTGTAACATGACTAATCACTGGGTGAACTTGCTCACAAGCATCGACTTAGGGCTCATGAGAGACACTTGTCACCGGGGAGAGGTCCAATGGCATGCCAGGGTGCTCAACACTAACGGATGATTCATCTACTCAAGTTCACCAATGTCGATAGATGAAGGGATGTGGGTTAAATGGGGTTGTTATAAAGCATAGATAGTTCAAAATCGAGGGCTAGAGATTGCTTAAAAGGTGCATGGGGTTTCTAAAACAGCTTCGTCATCTTGGAGAGAAAATTCCAACATTCCAATATTTAAAAAAGGGCAGCTGGAATGTTGGATCTGTGTTCCCTGGCTCACTTCATGCGTGGAACAAAAGTCAATAGATCCTTGACTAGTGCAACCATCATTCAAAGTGATGTGTACTTTCACAAATATACAGATTGTTCAAGTACTAAAGAAAAAATATCGTCCCATGGAGATTTGAGTATCAAACTATAAAAGTTATGATTATTTGGGTTAACAATAAGGTGTATCTAAATTAAAGGATGTAAATGTAGCAACTATATAGAAATATAAAGAAATAAGCAATAAAAAAAGCAATTAAATCTCTAAGCTATATGTAAAATcactaaattaacaatgggtatgtAAAACTAGAATTAATTGATGGTAaaggtgattccagagttggggttaATGAAGTAAATTTACTGagatttggataggcaaaaccgatttttaaagaaaatataagaTTTAAAGGTAattgattctaaaatcctttaATCTCTTTGTCAAGCAAACTAAATAGTATTCTAAGACAAATTAAACCCTACTCTTGTACGATGTTTGAATTACCCAAAACCTATTAGGAACTTTAATCAACCAATAACCCTCTTAATCTACTAGTTTATCTTTAATAATAGGTGATTAAGTTTAATATCTTGATTATTTATCAATGATTTTCATCTCTCGGtctttcaatcaaagattaagaacaaaactcaaagaggCCTAATAATGGGTATATAAAGAAAGCACACAAGATATGAATTAAAACTTATATATTGAAAATATGGATAAAACTAGTTCAAATCCATAagtaaaacttaaatcattacactCAACTCTGAAATattaagtatctactcactcatgatAGTCTTTACAAACAAGAAATATGAAATAAAGAAGATAAACatgaaaataagactaaaaataaaGAAACCCAAGATGGAAAGAATCCAAATCTCTTAAAATAGAGTTGGAAAATGTCATTTTACAGAGGTGGGTCTACTCCAAAAATGACGTCTCCTCCCTCTCCTCTTTTTCTTTGATtcttctctctccttcttcttatGGAAAAGATGAGAATAAGATGTATATATATGTGTTAGATTTTAGGCTAAAAATCTAATGGAAAGAAAAGACAAAAAGGTACAATAGGTAGTGAGGTGTAAAAGTTAGTCCAAGTTAGCTTTAAAACGCGCCAGGTACAAGTTTCAGCATTGGTGTTCAACATGCTCTGTATTGGTTAATAGATGAAAAAAAacttaggcaacttgagaagtcaCACGAGGCATGAGACTTCTTCTGAAAATCGCTGTCCTGCTTAACAGTTCTGCTTCTAATGCCGAGCAAAGTAACATGCCCCATAGGACTTCTCAGGAAAATTTTGGCTCTTCTCTAAACAATTTTTCTTTGACTTTTTCACCCCATCAATTAACATCAAATCATCTCCACTTGAACCCTTTAATCTTTAAATCATCatgaaacctattaaaaacataaaaattccaaaaatcaaatataaaatgctaaaattagaaatttaactaaattaaatactcaaatgctATAAAATGCTAAATTAAAAGggtaaaatgaatgcaaaacaaccctaaaatgcctatataaaATATGTACATTACAAAGCTCGAAAGGCATCCTTAGAGCCATCCATGCCATTACAAAAGTCCACATTTGGTCTTTCAGGCTCCACCTCATCATCTTCCTTATCTGATGAAGAACAAACTACCATATAGTATGGGGGAGGTTGCCTTATGAGATCATTACAAGGTTCCTCAATGGCAGATATATTGAACCGATTGCTATCAATATCAATAGAAATAACTTTGCTCAAACATTTTGGTGAATAAGTTAGAATCAATAATCTGGCGAAGTCAAATCTAGATTTTGATTGGGTAGAGCTATTCACCTCAATGAACTCTCCACATAAATTACCAACCCTTTGAAAAAATTTAAACACTAAACATATAAGGGAACAAAGTACAATCTTAGCCAAATTAGATGCCTAGGTTATTTGAATTTAGCCTCCCAAGGCTTAACGTCAATGAACCACTCACTTGGCCAGGAGCTTTCATATAGAAAGCAATTCATAACTTGCTTGGTCTCAAGGGTGTGTAAGACCTTGTCTCCACCCATAGGTGAAACATTAATAGAGAATATACCTTCAACCATGAGATATTCATGTAATTTGGGTATAGATGGCACATATGACAAAGTGGCAATAATTAACCTGGAGAGTTAATCCATGTTTTCTTTTTTGACTTCTTTTAGTGCTTGGTAATGTTCTCCCACTAAGTATTAATCCAAGGGAGGTATGCCAGGGCAAGTATCAAAGCCCTCAAAACTTTTCTTCTTCTGCACATGATGCTCCTGCCCATCCTTCATGCTTTGCATTTTCATTACTAGATTTAGTTATGTGGCGTCCAATTGGTTCCTCGTGTATTTAAAAAGGGAGGCTCTCAGTTTGTAGGTGCTTATTCAAAGATTATTAATGTTGTTTAAGAGTTCATATGATTGAAGCATTAACAAAACTTTAATGAAACCAAATCGCCTACCCCCACGATTCATTTTATTAAGGATGAAGATATCTAAGACTTCAGTGAACTTAGAAAAGGCATTCCATAGGGCTCTCTCATCCCAAAAACAATGGATGGAGAATTTTGATTTTGAGAGGTTCTAAGCCTAAGGAAAGGAAGACTGTTGGACTGATAAGCTTGGCTACTGCTGAAGGTTTGGAATACAAGGATTGTTGATGGCCATGTCTGTCATGGATGTGGTGTTTGAGGATGGGGTTTAGGAGGAAAACATGAGGTAGTTTTTagatgttttatgactttattaagtAATTCACCTTTAAAATAACTAGACACTTATGAGACATTTTAGACTTGAGTAGAGCCACGCGAGGAAGAGAACCCAAATGCTACTACATAACCAGTGTTAAACTACATATTTTATTATCTATATATAGAAAATGATTCATCATTACATATGTTATGCTTTTAAAGTGTTAGGAATATGCAAGTATGTAATTCTCACTTCAAAAAAAAGATGGGATGAATGAGAGACATATAAGTGGGAAAGACTCATGCACCCATTGTTTTAAGGTTTTGAATTAGAAGCGGTGTTAAGCCCATGAGTGTGTTATTTCATAAAAACCAACAACAGGGATTCTCTCAGGCATTTTGGGCTCTCCAGATCTCTAACAAGTGGTATTAGAGCCGATAGTTTGGCAAGGATGAGTATGGAAACGGTGGTTAGTGATTCTTATAGTGGTCTGACACATGGATAAAAAGAGTCTGGAGACTCCTGGTACACCCAATGGAGTAGGTAGGCACTTTTCTAGAGAAGAGTAGACCAATAGAGTGGAGACTCTCGGTACACGTGATAACACTATCATGGCTCTTAGAGGTATATACTCAAGTAGGTTTGGTTGAGTAATTAGGGCTCTAGTGACACTGTAACACTTAAGTTAAGAAAAAGACTTCCATTCGGGGGGGAGTAGGCCCAATAAATCTAATATAGAAGAGATTCATAAATTTCCACATCGAAAAAAGATGGGATGAGTTAAAAACATATAAGTAGGAATTACCTATACACCCATTGCCTTAAGGTTTTGGGTTAGACAGTGGTATCAAATCTCCAAAGCTCGTGAATTCATTCTTTGGGCTTCCCATGTCTCTAACACgaagaaaaaaaattgtttaaataaaatttattataaaattaatttattttaaaatatatttctcaatatatatatatatatatatatctcgatCATATCGATCTTGGCAATAATCATTAGCGACGGTAGCGCACAgggagctttttttttttaatttttaagggAAGTATCGGGAGCTGAGCTTGATAATGTGCAAGGCTAATTAGGAGAACACATCTTGATTCattaattttgaaactcaaaCTCAGTTAGAGGCTTATCTTTGTATGGCGTGTAATGGAGCATCTTAATAGAACTTAACACATTTATTTGACAAATGGGTGCTTTCCACTTTGTAGCCTAGCTAGCTAGTGGCACAGCAAATACAGTTATGGCTCCATCACTTACTAGTACTTGAAAAACAAAGTCATTATATAGTATTTTGTAATGATAATTATATATCTCCAAGAAACTTCAGAAACAAATTATAGATGCAACTTAATACATTAATCTAACATTTTTTGTCTAGAAGTGAAAGGTATAGAGAAATTTCAAGCCCGTAcatatgagatttatacttcagtaATTACCTTGGACTAAGAGCCATATCAGTATCAATATCCAGATGACTCATTCGAAGTGAATTGCTTGATCTTATTGCCCTGGCTTCCATTGTTTGGGAATCTTCAACAGCCATTACTGTAGCTAAGCATTCCTGTAATTCAGCCAGTACATGACTCATGTCCGGCCTCTGTATTGCAGTGTTTGATACACAAGCAAAGGCAATCTCCACAACTTTCCAAGCAGAATTGGCATCGAATTCTCCTCGCAATCTAGGATCAACAATGGACTGAATATCACCCCTCTCAATTATAGGTCTAATCCGCTGATGTATGCAAATGAAGTTTCCATCGATGCTTCTTGCTATTGCAGGTTGACCAGTTATTAGCTCAAGTAGAATAATCCCAAAGCTATAAATATCACTTTTTTTACTAAAGTTTCCTGATGCTTGAGCCCTGTTGTAGAAAGCAAATAATTAGTCCAATAGAACTTTCACCAAAAGCAAATTAGACAAGAATAAAGCAAATGCAAAACCACTTGACAACCCTCATATACAGAAACATAAAATATTCCCAGTAGCACTAAACCAAAGATGTCTCGTTAAGCTTTAACACTTACTCAGGATCCAAGTAACCAAATGTGCCAGCAGGGCAAGTTATTATATGTGAACCACTTTCGTTGGTGAAAGCTCTAGACAATCCAAAATCAGCAATCTTTGCTTGCAATTTTTCGTTCAATAAGATGTTGGAAGTCTTCAAATCCCTGTGGATAATCGGTGGTTTGCAGCCATTATGTAGATACTCCAGTCCTGCAATGCCAATTAGCAATGGATAAGAATGACGAATGGGGAAgcaaaaagcaaagaaaaatagaaatgAATTATCGCTTGAGAACCATAAGCTGCATCTACAGCAATTTGAAATCTCTCTTTCCAAGTCAGAATACTTCCACTTTTCTCTGCAACCGAAATATATCAGCCCGTCATTTTCTGGAGGCTCTTgaggaaattgaaaaaaaaaaaaagaaaggatttCTATTTAAAGAAGAAATCTACAAAAATGAACAAATCAAGTGATTGATAGAAATCTTTTACAGGTGGCAATAGATACCTGATAAATGCTCTTGCAAATTTCCTTTAACCATGTACTCGTACACCAATGCCATATTATGACGGTCATTACAATACCCAATTAGTGAAACCAAATTCCTATGATGAACAATCACCAAGAGCTGCACCTGCATTTgaattttgaaaaatcactattaaTCAGAGAGTGTATATCTATCTATCTTGTAATAGTACTAACACAAAGGCACAAACAATTGATTAAATTAAGTTGAAACTGCGACTGCAGTAGTGCCATTTCTAACCTCTGCTTGAAATTCCTTGCAGCCTTGCTTTGACGACTGAGATAACAACTTAACTGCAACTTGAGTGCCATCTTTTAGAGTTCCAAAGTAAACTTTTCCAAAGCCCCCTCCTCCAATGTAGGTCTTAAAGTTACCGGTAATGCTAACAATCTCAGAATAACTAAAGGTTCTATGCTTTGATTTTTGTGTTTCTGCTGTTGCTGTGTTAGTACCACAGATAAAGTTTGAAATATATAGTTGATAGTTTTCGTAACTTTTAGTTAGCTAATTtgcaaaaaaaggaaaaatatattACCTTTACGTCTTTTATACCTCCAATAGATAGCTATCATGCATAGGAGTAGAAGCATCAAGATTGATATAATTGATGCAACAATTGGAAGAAGATTTTGCTTCCTTTTTCCACAGGAATTGAACTGGCATAAATTTGGGTTTTCATCGAAGCTAGCATTAAGTATAACGTAATCAATCCATCAGATATTAAATAACCTATGGATTTCAATATCATCACTTTTTTTCATTGGTTCTTGTAAGAGCTGgaaaaacatgaaaataaaacgATGGACAAGAGAAGATGATCAAACCTTAACTGCAATGTTCCATTATTAGACTTATCTAAAAGGGACTGTGGAATGGATCCAGTGAGCTTGTTACTGGTTAAATTTCTGAAAAGAATGTATCCAAATCACTCAGTGTATAATTCATCAACCACCCCCTACcccttaaaattaaaaataaagttgtgCATTCTAAGCTTAAGTTTCTTCTCACAGAGTCTTTAAGTTAGGCAGGCGTGCTAAAAATTCTGGCACCGGCCCTGTCAATTCATTGTATGATAAATCCCTGAAAGAAAATATGCCATTTTAATCTCAGTTATATTTAAacaatctttcttttttttttttcttttggtaaCTTACAGCCGCGTTAAATTCAGCAATTCTGCTAAAAAATTGGGCAGAATTCCAGTCAATTTATTGTACGATAAATCcctgaaaagataacaaaaatagTAAGATATGTTATATATTACGATGACATGGCAAGATACGTGAAGCTCCTCCCCTGTAACATGGGTGCCCTGTTTCAGCATCCCATGGGAGAATGTCTTGATCTTATTGTAGAGTACATACTCAAAGGAACCATTAAAAACTTAGTCAACAATACTTACAAGGACTGAATTTCCTTGAGGGCGGAGAGTGGCGAAGCTATTTCCCCAGTCAATTTCCTTGAACTGAGGTCCCTGTTCATAGTTCACAGAGTAAGCTAGCTAGAGTGACATGTTGGCAGAAAAGACATATTCTTATGAATATTTTGGCGATAGCTAAGAAAATTAAATGTGCACCACTCACAGAGAGATGATCCTTGGAGGATTGTCGTCATAACTACAGTCCAAACCTTTCCATGAAACCTCTCTCGGCACACATGGGTCTCCTTGCCATTCATCTCCATTTATGTTGTATGATTGCATGACGGCCATGATTGCATCAACTATGGTTGTACAAGAAAAATATATTTATGATGAGCATTCTAATATTCAATTATAGCTACTGATATAACagctaatataaattttaaaaaaacatACCATCTGCTTGATCTGTCGGAGAAAGAGGAAGCTCAAGTACATGGAGAATCTCGAAGGCATTGAGAATGGGTGGAAGGTCAGAGTTGCTTGTTTGACTAATATTAAAGTAAATATCTCCTTGAGTTAAATTAAGAACTGTAGTCTGCGCCTCCAAGTATTCCAGGCTAAGGGGTCCATAGTTGAGATCATTCAGAGTAATTGTGAATTCTCTTCGTTGATCCGGTGGAATCTCCACAATTTCAGCAATGTGAAAGTAGACATAAAAATTGCACGATGGGGAACAGCCAAAGCTCTCGTTGTACGTCAATGAGCCAAGGTCATTTTGGGCCTGGGCCGCAGTTCTTAACACTTCAATGGGTAGTTTGTAGGAAGAATTAATTTCTTGGAGTTGTGTGTCTGATGTGGCATTGACCCAAGTTGAATTATCAAACTCATAAGAGTACCAGGTGCGATGAAAGACATCATCCTTGTACCTAATATCAAAGATGACCCAATTAAGACCTATTTTATTTAGACCAACACAATTCAACGATATACATAATACTGGTGCACCTactagagatttttttttttcaattagctCATATTTACACTTAACTTTAATTTTTGAGCGACTTCAATAGTAATAGATTAGAATTCGTTGATAGCTTCCAACATCTaagatataaaattatattatgttaGTACAATGCATTTTCTCTCACAAAAATATATACTAATTGCAACAATAATATATACTAActtccacatatatatatatatatatatatatatatatgtacactaACTGCAATAATAATATGTGCACAAAATCAAATGCTTATCTATTTACCTGTAATTCTCGTCTGTATCCAAATAGCTAAGTTGATATCCTCTCAAAGCTATTAATGATCCATACTCACTTCTATAAATGGAATCATTCACAGGGTGTAATTCCAATGCTGAAATGAAAGGTACTCCAAAATTTGTGTTTACAAGACACACATGAATAATATCAGttgaagaaaaatgaaagagctcGTATAGGCTCCAATCAGTAGCAGTTAGGTCATTCACCGACGCCCAATAGTTAACCCCTATGTGCATATCAAACGCTGGAGGTTGATTCATGCTATCGTAATTTCCATAACAAAAGAAAGCCCTGATCAAGTAATTATGGTTTtttccctgttcaggttgcagaGTGTAGCAGTTCTTTTTTCCCGTTGGAAAACTTCTTAAATTCTTACACAGCCGGTCTGTATAGTGTGGTGAGGTGGAAATTCCTGGTTCTGTATCATGATTTTCCCCGGTGCTTATGAAACCTCTATCTGACTTGTAAAGCAATGCTATATTTTCATCTACATAATCTTCATTCACCCCACTATCGATGCATATGGAGCCTTTAGCTGGATTGGACATCAATACAGTAGTTAGTTATGTCAAATTAGATACATCCATTTCTgtatcattttctttccttttctctgtatttttttattagctttgattagttctTAAACCTCAAGACTTCCTAAATTTAGAGACAATTCCAATACTATTCATTGATTGATAAGTAAACTCTTCGGTGATAATTATAATGAAGCAGCAAATTATTTaactcataaaaaataaaaattaattgggTGACACAAAAATTAACTAAGAAGTGAGTTGGATCTGTAACTCTCCAAGCACAACCGTTCCAAATAAAATTGTACCGTTCCAAATAAAATTGTACGTTCCCTTACTAGCTAGGGTTAGGATATATAAAACCCTCGACATTTTTATAGGCTTGTTTAGTATTATTTTTAGAGTTGCTgacgaaaacaaaaaaaaaaaaaaaaaatatatatatatatatatatatatatatatatatatatatatatatatatatattaatagagattattaaaaaataatttaaaaattaaatttaataaattttagttataataacactaaaataataaaataatttttttcaataatatttaaattaatttttttcttaaaaaatattttttcctcTTCAATTTCAATGCCAAACAAACAATATATCTCACTAATGTGGGCATGATAGGATTTGTGCTTTACCTGGGTTACCTGTGGCAAGCTTTCTTCTTTCAGCGGGTTCATCATTTGCTGCTATAGCTACTTTAGAGCTCCCAGAAGTAGCGTATATTGGAGTAAAGATTAGCCATAGTATTGAAAACAAAAAGAATATCTGCCAAGCATCCATGTTGATGATCCACTAGCCAACAAGTTTTATGTATGATTACTTGCAATTCTTATTACAAGACTGACACAAGGCTAACCATAGTTTCCAACTGCATGCAAAGAAAACTTGGTTGAAAATTGAAATTGGTTGCCTCTAAGTGCTAGCATATATAGGAATCGTTCTACACCACATTCATGTATGGATACATGTTTCATACAGCCGTTGGATCTTGGAGATTGAATTATAGCCATTCATTGGAGAAACTGTAAACAGccgctttattattattatttttttccctGAAAAGTAAGCTTTGGTTgtaactttttttaattttttataagcaATGAATTTACTAAATAAAGAGATGGAGAACAACTGGGAAGGAGAGGGAAAAGACGGCAAAGGCAAAAgtaaaaaacaaaaacaaagcCAAAGCCGATTCCCAGCACCAAAAACAAAGAAGAGACGGCTAGCATATTTTTTTTCTAGAGtcaattcttaaaaattaaatattaaaatattatattagaaatataatattaatattttgtaaTATAGTTAAACTTGACAAGATCTAATAACATAAAAAATATCAGAATACATAAAAATTatcacaataataataatattattattattattattattattaagcagAAATAATGTCATTAGAATTAGCAAcaaaaattttacagcaacaTTTATTTTATTACCTAAAAAATGACAGTAACATGAAACATTACTGTTAATGATACATAAAAAAGATATAACaacaattatttttatcattaaaaacttttttaGCAACAATGGTAATATTTTTTTTGCAGCAACCataattttattgtaaaatatataTGACCATAATTTTATCACAATAACATGCAATAATTTGTTGCCATAAACTTATGACATTAAATTTTATACTTTTGACAATAAAAATTGTtgctattaaatttaatatttattacggTGTgtattcatataattttttttattgcatcatcaatttgataattttgatttagttgttttcaaaataaattaattcaattaattattcaAATACTAATTTCATATTTCATTTATCGAAAATTTAATAAGGCTGAAATTTATCTAATAAGTAAGAATAACTATATTATAATTGTTATAATAAATATGACTAATTATATGAAACAATTAATAATACAAAATAAATCATGAATgagcttataaaaaaaattaaaacatttcgCATTTTAACAATGATAattgaaattcaacaaaattctaaTCAAATAACT contains:
- the LOC110672618 gene encoding putative leucine-rich repeat receptor-like protein kinase At2g19210 — encoded protein: MDAWQIFFLFSILWLIFTPIYATSGSSKVAIAANDEPAERRKLATGNPGSICIDSGVNEDYVDENIALLYKSDRGFISTGENHDTEPGISTSPHYTDRLCKNLRSFPTGKKNCYTLQPEQGKNHNYLIRAFFCYGNYDSMNQPPAFDMHIGVNYWASVNDLTATDWSLYELFHFSSTDIIHVCLVNTNFGVPFISALELHPVNDSIYRSEYGSLIALRGYQLSYLDTDENYRYKDDVFHRTWYSYEFDNSTWVNATSDTQLQEINSSYKLPIEVLRTAAQAQNDLGSLTYNESFGCSPSCNFYVYFHIAEIVEIPPDQRREFTITLNDLNYGPLSLEYLEAQTTVLNLTQGDIYFNISQTSNSDLPPILNAFEILHVLELPLSPTDQADVDAIMAVMQSYNINGDEWQGDPCVPREVSWKGLDCSYDDNPPRIISLDLSSRKLTGEIASPLSALKEIQSLDLSYNKLTGILPNFLAELLNLTRLDLSYNELTGPVPEFLARLPNLKTLNLTSNKLTGSIPQSLLDKSNNGTLQLSFDENPNLCQFNSCGKRKQNLLPIVASIISILMLLLLCMIAIYWRYKRRKGNIFFLYYQLYISNFICGTNTATAETQKSKHRTFSYSEIVSITGNFKTYIGGGGFGKVYFGTLKDGTQVAVKLLSQSSKQGCKEFQAEVQLLVIVHHRNLVSLIGYCNDRHNMALVYEYMVKGNLQEHLSEKSGSILTWKERFQIAVDAAYGLEYLHNGCKPPIIHRDLKTSNILLNEKLQAKIADFGLSRAFTNESGSHIITCPAGTFGYLDPEAQASGNFSKKSDIYSFGIILLELITGQPAIARSIDGNFICIHQRIRPIIERGDIQSIVDPRLRGEFDANSAWKVVEIAFACVSNTAIQRPDMSHVLAELQECLATVMAVEDSQTMEARAIRSSNSLRMSHLDIDTDMALSPR